A window of Microbacterium lushaniae genomic DNA:
AGTGGCACCGCATGCACCCGCTCACGCCGCTGCTGCGCGGGGGGCTGTCCCTCCTCGTCGTCATCGGCATCATCGTGGCGAATCTCCGCGAGCGTCTCGTGGCGCTGTTCATCCCCGAGTTCTCCGAAGAGGGCGAGGTGCCCGGCGACCCGGTCGACTACGTGCTCTCCAACAATCTGGTGCTCATCGCCGGACTCGTGGTCCTGGGCGGCCTCGTGGTGCTGACCGTCATCTTCTGGGTGTCGTGGCGGTTCCACACCTTCCGCATCACCGGCGACGACGTCGAGGTGCGCACGGGCGTGTTCTTCCGGACGCACCGCCGCGCGCCGCTGGACCGGGTCCAGGGCGTGAACCTCACGCGTCCGCTCGTGGCCCGGCTGTTCGGGATGGCCAAGCTCGAAGTCATCGGGGCGGGCCTGGATTCCAACGTCAAGCTCGAGTACCTCTCCACCTCCAACTCCGAGACGATCCGGGCCGACATCCTGCGCCTGGCCTCGGGGCGCCAGCTGAGCGAAGCCGCCGTCACCGGCGACGCGGTGGACGCGGGATCACGTGTGCACCAGGCGGCCAACCTCGTCAGCGCCGGGATCACCGGCATCATCGAGGGCGAAGACATCGAGGCGGCCGAGGTCGAATCCGTCGTCCACATCCCCGCCGGCCGGCTCGCTGCATCCCGGGTGCTCAGCACGTCGACGCTCGGACTGCTGGCCTTCCTCGCCGTCGTGATCGTCGGTGCCGTGATCGGCGAGCCCTGGGTCCTGTTCGCCTTCGTGCCGGCGCTCCTGGGGTTCGGTGCGTACTGGGTGCGCTCCTTCGTGCGCTCGCTGCGCTATTCGATCGCCCCCACCTCCGGTGGTGTGCGCATCACCTTCGGGCTGTTCACAACCGTGAGCGAGATCCTGCCGCCGGGCCGGGTGCATGCGGTGGAGGTGCGGCAGTCGCTGATGTGGCGCCCCTTCGGATGGTGGTCGATCGCCGTGAACCGCATCTCGGGGCGGGCGATGACCGACGCCGGAACCGACCAGCTCACGAGCGTGCTGCCGGTGGGAACGCGCGCCGACGTCGAGAAGGTCGTCCGCCTCCTGCTGCCGGCGCTCCCTGAAGACCAGCTGGCGCTCGTGTTCGAACAGGGCATCCTCGGCCCCGCGCCAGGGGACCCGTACGCCACCACGCCCCGTCGGGCGCGTGTGTTCCGTCCGCTGTCGTGGCGTCGCAACGGCTTCTTCCTCACCCCGGATGCGCTGTTCCTGCGTCGTGGGTTCATCTGGCGCGCGCTCGGGGTCTTCCCGCTGGCCCGGATGCAGAGCATC
This region includes:
- a CDS encoding PH domain-containing protein; protein product: MSDPTAPAPPAREVRSPLSDGEWHRMHPLTPLLRGGLSLLVVIGIIVANLRERLVALFIPEFSEEGEVPGDPVDYVLSNNLVLIAGLVVLGGLVVLTVIFWVSWRFHTFRITGDDVEVRTGVFFRTHRRAPLDRVQGVNLTRPLVARLFGMAKLEVIGAGLDSNVKLEYLSTSNSETIRADILRLASGRQLSEAAVTGDAVDAGSRVHQAANLVSAGITGIIEGEDIEAAEVESVVHIPAGRLAASRVLSTSTLGLLAFLAVVIVGAVIGEPWVLFAFVPALLGFGAYWVRSFVRSLRYSIAPTSGGVRITFGLFTTVSEILPPGRVHAVEVRQSLMWRPFGWWSIAVNRISGRAMTDAGTDQLTSVLPVGTRADVEKVVRLLLPALPEDQLALVFEQGILGPAPGDPYATTPRRARVFRPLSWRRNGFFLTPDALFLRRGFIWRALGVFPLARMQSIRISQGPIDRALRVANLTANVVSGTVTTTVGVVDRDDALRAFEDAAHGIVAASADDRSHRWAR